Within Portunus trituberculatus isolate SZX2019 unplaced genomic scaffold, ASM1759143v1 PGA_scaffold_509__1_contigs__length_17611, whole genome shotgun sequence, the genomic segment CGTGCTGGACTCCAGTTCCCGGTCGGCAGGATTCATCGCCTCCTGAGGAAGGGCAACTACGCCGAGCGAGTGGGGGCTGGCGCCCCCGTGTACCTTGCAGCGGTCATGGAGTACCTGGCCGCCGAAGTCCTCGAGCTTGCCGGCAACGCCGCCCGCGACAACAAGAAGACTCGCATCATCCCGCGTCACCTGCAGCTGGCCATCCGGAACGACGAGGAACTTAACAAGCTCCTCTCCGGGGTCACCATTGCACAGGGTGGCGTGCTGCCAAACATTCAGGCTGTGCTCCTTCCCAAGAAGACCGAGAAGAAGtaaatccctctcctcctcaatatcatcaccaacaaGTATATACATCCGGCTCCTCTTCGGAGCCACACATTGACACATCTAGAGAATTGAATAGACTATAGTGTTAaccatgatattaataataatgatggtatatatttttttgataatgaatgatagaaatgctaatggtagaatttttttttctctttattttttttgttccggcctgcagcgctgcaaaaaaaaaaaaaaaaaaaaaaaaaaaacgccttgCGCTGAGCAAATTATGGGATTAGGGCCCGTGTGTCAATGAGGACCTTGCTTCCCGCACACGCCCCTCTCTGTCttgctctcttgcttccctcctggctggtaggtAGCTAGCGGGACAGGGATCAATTAACGCGgtcggtcactttgacctgtgatctcactcggcAGTCATCCAAGAGATGCGGATtaaacgttgtcaagtattgctgtgtttgcaaaacaaacaatgcgaaatatgttcaaagataaacaagaagcttactccaacttgccttttctttttcttttttcttttctttttcttttagagcatcacaatgtatataatacaacaccgttcaattaccaagtattaagtacctacctgacttaaggtgcgtattggtgcgtgcaagtgtcccccctctcttgcttccctcctggctggtaggtggtaggtagggacagggagggagtgagtgagtgacccatggattaacgctttcactttgacctgtgatctcactcggcGGTCATCCCCGAGAGGGGAGGGCGCGCGGATCAAACGatgtcaagtattgctgtgtttgtttgcaaaaacaatgcaaaatatatttaaagataaacagaaactctccaactttttttttttttttttttctttaaggtgTGCGTATTGGAGTGTGacagcgctgcaggccggaaAATTCCcggcaggaacaaaaaaaaaaaaaaaaaaaaaaaaagatctccaTACAAGTAAGCGGTCAgaccatagtggataaggtggtggacgtgggatcgggcagacagacagacgttcacgcgtcggctcgaaagaatcacaccacacaccgttttgaaggtatgtcagtcggcgagggggatttaatgaaaggtacctacctacctacatgtcaccgcggtacccaggttctatctaggtggctacaccaaagatgatgatgatgatgatgatgatgatgctgcgcttcggtgttgatatggaccctccctccttgtatgggtaccactataaagaaataaaattgcctgcgccactaatgggcggaagcttaacaaacaaacaaacaaacagcacctgtagcagcggttggtgtctgacctcacatcacttagttgataatcctttctctttcatttgatttacctttgagtgataaaacagagaggaaaacaaatagaaagaaaggaaaagaaaaaaaaagaaaaggaaaaaaaaaaaaaaaaaaacacacacaaattgtaGTAATGACGTAAAGAGTAGGGACAACACTTTTACTTGGAACAACCATAGTCCTAGTAGTGTTAGTCtataacttttccttctcttcatttgtgtggACCTATAAAAGGTCCGGGATATGTTGACTCTTTTCTTATGGTGCTTttgcagttgctgttgttgacaccAAATTCCAGACACCAGATTTAACCGCCAAATCCGTAGAGGGTACGTCCCTGACGCTTGAGGGCGTAGACGACGTCCATGGCAGTGACGGTCTTGCGCTTGGCGTGCTCGGTGTAGGTGACGGCATCCCTGATGACGTTCTCGAGGAACACCTTTAGCACCCACGAGTCTCCTCGTAGATGAGACCGGAGATGCGCTTGACGCCGCCTCGGCGAGCCAACCGACGGATAGCGGGCTTGGTGATGCCCTGGATGTTGTCACGCAAAACCTTACGGTGACGCttggctcctccctttccaagtcccttgcctcccttgccgcggccagtcatggtgacagatgatgaggcgctgctgcgagtagtagtagtagtagtgatacgaTGTCTCGCTCACGAGTGTGACTCGCATTTTTGCCTCGCggtaatatatatatggagcaggtgccttcccggttgtagtagggtaacaatatttcctgtttttcccacttgatccaacatcgctgggtcatacgaacacggtctccgtctcgtcgttgaccctcggaccacgcatccgagacgtacaaccgagaggcaagcaagaaaacggcgtaaaaccaaataatatcgagtcggaggaggtgccagattttccagccagcggcatgcatgcagcgagcaacaagccaaccagccagccagccacagaggaggcagactgagtctgtgtcagaataataataataataataataataataataataataataagaagaagaagaagaagaagaagaagaagaagaagacagacagacagacagacagacagacagacagacagacagacagacagacagacagac encodes:
- the LOC123500892 gene encoding histone H2A, coding for MSGRGKGGKVKGKSKSRSSRAGLQFPVGRIHRLLRKGNYAERVGAGAPVYLAAVMEYLAAEVLELAGNAARDNKKTRIIPRHLQLAIRNDEELNKLLSGVTIAQGGVLPNIQAVLLPKKTEKK